The Manis javanica isolate MJ-LG chromosome 4, MJ_LKY, whole genome shotgun sequence genome contains a region encoding:
- the TARDBP gene encoding TAR DNA-binding protein 43 isoform X1, giving the protein MSEYIRVTEDENDEPIEIPSEDDGTVLLSTVTAQFPGACGLRYRNPVSQCMRGVRLVEGILHAPDAGWGNLVYVVNYPKDNKRKMDETDASSAVKVKRAVQKTSDLIVLGLPWKTTEQDLKEYFSTFGEVLMVQVKKDIKTGHSKGFGFVRFTEYETQVKVMSQRHMIDGRWCDCKLPNSKQSPDEPLRSRKVFVGRCTEDMTADELRQFFCQYGEVVDVFIPKPFRAFAFVTFADDQVAQSLCGEDLIIKGISVHISNAEPKHNSNRQLERSGRFGGNPGGFGNQGGFGNSRGGGAGLGNNQGSNMGGGMNFGAFSINPAMMAAAQAALQSSWGMMGMLASQQNQSGPSGNNQSQGNMQREPNQAFGSGNNSYSGSNSGAAIGWGSASNAGSGSGFNGGFGSSMDSKSSGWGM; this is encoded by the exons atgtcTGAGTATATTCGGGTAACTGAAGATGAGAATGACGAGCCCATTGAAATACCATCAGAAGACGACGGGACAGTGCTGCTGTCCACAGTTACAGCCCAGTTTCCGGGAGCGTGTGGGCTGCGCTACAGGAATCCAGTGTCTCAGTGTATGCGAGGTGTCCGGCTGGTGGAAGGAATTCTGCACGCCCCCGATGCTGGCTGGGGGAATCTGGTATATGTTGTCAACTATCCCAAAG ataacaaaagaaaaatggatgaGACAGATGCTTCCTCAGCAGTGAAAGTGAAAAGAGCAGTTCAGAAAACCTCTGATCTAATAGTGTTGGGTCTCCCATGGAAAACAACTGAACAGGATCTAAAAGAATATTTTAGTACCTTTGGAGAAGTTCTTATGGTTCAG gtcaaaaaagatattaaaaccGGCCATTCAAAGGGGTTTGGCTTTGTTCGTTTTACGGAATATGAAACACAAGTGAAAGTAATGTCACAGCGACATATGATAGATGGACGATGGTGTGACTGTAAACTTCCTAATTCTAAG CAAAGCCCAGATGAGCCTTTGAGAAGCAGAAAGGTGTTTGTGGGGCGTTGTACAGAGGACATGACTGCTGATGAGTTGCGGCAGTTCTTTTGCCAGTATGGAGAAGTGGTAGATGTCTTCATTCCCAAACCATTCAGGGCTTTTGCCTTTGTTACATTTGCAGATGATCAG GTTGCCCAGTCTCTTTGTGGAGAGGACTTGATCATTAAAGGAATCAGCGTACATATATCCAATGCTGAACCTAAGCACAATAGCAATAGACAGTTAGAAAGAAGTGGAAGATTTGGTGGTAATCCAGGTGGCTTTGGGAATCAGGGTGGATTTGGTAACAGTAGAGGGGGTGGAGCTGGCTTGGGAAATAATCAAGGTAGTAATATGGGTGGAGGGATGAACTTCGGTGCTTTCAGCATTAATCCTGCAATGATGGCTGCAGCCCAGGCAGCCCTACAGAGCAGCTGGGGTATGATGGGCATGTTAGCCAGTCAGCAGAACCAGTCAGGCCCCTCGGGTAATAACCAAAGCCAAGGCAACATGCAGAGGGAGCCAAATCAGGCCTTTGGTTCTGGAAATAACTCTTACAGTGGTTCAAATTCAGGTGCAGCAATTGGTTGGGGATCGGCATCAAATGCAGGGTCAGGCAGTGGTTTTAATGGGGGCTTTGGCTCAAGCATGGATTCTAAATCTTCTGGCTGGGGAATGTAG
- the TARDBP gene encoding TAR DNA-binding protein 43 isoform X2 — MSEYIRVTEDENDEPIEIPSEDDGTVLLSTVTAQFPGACGLRYRNPVSQCMRGVRLVEGILHAPDAGWGNLVYVVNYPKDNKRKMDETDASSAVKVKRAVQKTSDLIVLGLPWKTTEQDLKEYFSTFGEVLMVQVKKDIKTGHSKGFGFVRFTEYETQVKVMSQRHMIDGRWCDCKLPNSKQSPDEPLRSRKVFVGRCTEDMTADELRQFFCQYGEVVDVFIPKPFRAFAFVTFADDQVAQSLCGEDLIIKGISVHISNAEPKHNSNRQLERSGRFGGNPVHLISNVCGRSTSLKVVL, encoded by the exons atgtcTGAGTATATTCGGGTAACTGAAGATGAGAATGACGAGCCCATTGAAATACCATCAGAAGACGACGGGACAGTGCTGCTGTCCACAGTTACAGCCCAGTTTCCGGGAGCGTGTGGGCTGCGCTACAGGAATCCAGTGTCTCAGTGTATGCGAGGTGTCCGGCTGGTGGAAGGAATTCTGCACGCCCCCGATGCTGGCTGGGGGAATCTGGTATATGTTGTCAACTATCCCAAAG ataacaaaagaaaaatggatgaGACAGATGCTTCCTCAGCAGTGAAAGTGAAAAGAGCAGTTCAGAAAACCTCTGATCTAATAGTGTTGGGTCTCCCATGGAAAACAACTGAACAGGATCTAAAAGAATATTTTAGTACCTTTGGAGAAGTTCTTATGGTTCAG gtcaaaaaagatattaaaaccGGCCATTCAAAGGGGTTTGGCTTTGTTCGTTTTACGGAATATGAAACACAAGTGAAAGTAATGTCACAGCGACATATGATAGATGGACGATGGTGTGACTGTAAACTTCCTAATTCTAAG CAAAGCCCAGATGAGCCTTTGAGAAGCAGAAAGGTGTTTGTGGGGCGTTGTACAGAGGACATGACTGCTGATGAGTTGCGGCAGTTCTTTTGCCAGTATGGAGAAGTGGTAGATGTCTTCATTCCCAAACCATTCAGGGCTTTTGCCTTTGTTACATTTGCAGATGATCAG GTTGCCCAGTCTCTTTGTGGAGAGGACTTGATCATTAAAGGAATCAGCGTACATATATCCAATGCTGAACCTAAGCACAATAGCAATAGACAGTTAGAAAGAAGTGGAAGATTTGGTGGTAATCCAG TTCATCTCATTTCAAATGTTTGTGGAAGAAGCACTTCATTGAAAGTTGTGCTGTAA